One Mycobacterium kubicae genomic window carries:
- a CDS encoding twin-arginine translocation pathway signal gives MSAEDASTVDETEVADPTAPAEDSAAADEGAAGESAERSDDDRRPGLRTRLAARAKALSSGRVLIALVTLSVVGSLALLGSLLYFTYLPDRKVDAAAAKVAIAAASEGTVAVLSYSPETLDRDFSSARSRLTGDFLSYYDQFTQQIVAPAAKMRSVKTTAVVLRAALSEFHPDSAVVLLFVNQTTQSKDRPEPTLTSSSVEVKLTKADHKWLISSFNPI, from the coding sequence GTGAGCGCAGAAGATGCGTCGACCGTCGACGAAACCGAAGTAGCCGACCCGACGGCGCCAGCCGAAGATTCCGCGGCAGCTGACGAGGGGGCCGCGGGCGAATCCGCCGAACGCAGCGACGACGACCGGCGTCCCGGTCTGCGCACCCGTCTTGCCGCGCGCGCCAAAGCGTTGTCGTCCGGACGAGTCCTCATCGCCCTGGTGACTTTGTCGGTCGTCGGGTCCCTTGCGCTGCTCGGTTCGCTGCTGTACTTCACCTACCTGCCGGATCGTAAAGTCGACGCCGCGGCCGCCAAAGTTGCCATCGCGGCCGCCAGCGAGGGAACGGTCGCCGTCCTGTCGTACTCGCCGGAGACCCTCGACCGCGACTTCTCCTCGGCCAGATCGCGTTTGACCGGCGACTTCTTGTCCTACTACGACCAGTTCACCCAGCAGATCGTTGCTCCGGCCGCCAAGATGAGATCCGTCAAGACCACCGCTGTGGTGCTGCGCGCCGCGCTTTCGGAATTCCATCCGGACTCGGCGGTCGTGCTGCTGTTCGTCAACCAAACCACCCAGAGCAAGGACCGACCAGAGCCGACGTTGACCTCCAGCAGTGTCGAGGTCAAGCTGACGAAAGCCGATCACAAGTGGCTGATTTCGTCGTTCAATCCGATCTGA
- a CDS encoding SRPBCC family protein, which produces MAIKESRDIVIEASPEEILDVIADFEAMPDWSEPHQSAEILTTGDDGRPSEVRMKVRTAGITDEQVVAYTWGDNEVTWTLVSSGQQKSQEGKYTLVPKGDNTLVKMEISIDPNVPLPGFVLKRAVKGTIDSASKALRERVLKVKKGH; this is translated from the coding sequence ATGGCAATCAAAGAGTCGCGCGACATCGTCATCGAAGCCAGTCCCGAGGAGATCCTGGATGTCATCGCTGATTTCGAGGCGATGCCCGACTGGTCAGAGCCGCATCAAAGCGCCGAAATCCTCACCACAGGTGACGACGGGCGGCCCAGCGAAGTCAGGATGAAGGTCCGCACGGCGGGGATCACCGACGAACAGGTGGTGGCCTACACCTGGGGCGACAACGAGGTGACCTGGACGCTGGTCAGTTCCGGCCAGCAGAAGTCGCAAGAGGGCAAGTACACCTTGGTTCCCAAGGGGGACAACACCTTGGTCAAGATGGAGATCAGCATCGACCCGAACGTGCCGTTGCCCGGCTTCGTGCTCAAGCGGGCCGTCAAAGGAACCATCGACTCCGCCAGCAAGGCGTTGCGGGAGCGGGTGCTGAAGGTGAAGAAGGGTCACTAG
- a CDS encoding (2Fe-2S)-binding protein has product MFVCLCNGITSQTVADAISAGASTTKEVAAACGAGADCGRCRRTIRAIMSAPNTDRTAL; this is encoded by the coding sequence ATGTTCGTGTGCCTGTGTAACGGAATCACCAGCCAGACCGTGGCGGACGCCATCTCGGCCGGGGCCTCCACGACCAAGGAGGTCGCGGCCGCTTGTGGTGCCGGAGCGGACTGCGGACGCTGCCGGCGCACCATCCGGGCGATCATGTCGGCACCGAACACGGATCGGACGGCGCTGTGA
- a CDS encoding TetR/AcrR family transcriptional regulator — MTSARRIGTPDAKNRGLLLDAAERLMLDEGYAAVTSRRLASKAGLKPQLVHYYFRTMEELFLAVFRRRAEEGLRVQARLLESPQPLWALWRFGTDPGFARISMEFMALANHRKEMRAEIAFYAERFRDEQRQVVTTALQRYNADTDGLPAAVWTVLMSSVSRFLVLEQAIGVSGGHAETIELVEDYLRRLEGEPPPIADVPPVHQVRNEQSTPLGPSLDTTTRPSTARSQ; from the coding sequence ATGACATCGGCGCGCAGGATCGGGACGCCGGACGCGAAGAACCGGGGCCTGCTGCTCGACGCGGCCGAACGGTTGATGCTTGACGAGGGCTATGCCGCAGTGACGTCCCGTCGACTGGCGAGCAAGGCCGGACTCAAGCCGCAGCTGGTGCACTACTACTTCCGCACGATGGAAGAGCTTTTCCTTGCCGTCTTCCGGCGCCGCGCCGAGGAAGGTCTGCGCGTGCAGGCCCGGTTGTTGGAGTCCCCGCAACCGTTGTGGGCGCTGTGGCGATTCGGCACCGACCCCGGCTTCGCCCGGATCTCGATGGAGTTCATGGCGCTGGCCAATCACCGTAAAGAGATGCGCGCGGAGATTGCCTTCTACGCCGAGCGGTTTCGCGACGAGCAACGCCAGGTGGTGACGACCGCGCTGCAGCGCTACAACGCGGACACCGACGGCTTGCCCGCCGCGGTCTGGACGGTGCTGATGAGCAGCGTGTCGCGGTTTCTGGTGCTCGAGCAGGCCATCGGCGTCTCCGGCGGGCACGCGGAAACGATTGAGCTGGTGGAAGATTACCTGCGCCGCCTGGAAGGTGAGCCCCCGCCGATCGCGGACGTGCCGCCGGTTCACCAGGTCCGCAACGAGCAGAGCACACCCTTGGGGCCGTCCCTGGACACCACCACACGTCCGTCCACCGCCAGGTCGCAGTGA
- a CDS encoding fatty-acid--CoA ligase, which yields MSNDMHSMVIASDYRVADPTRVWPLLERNKKALADIGAHHVLVYGSTHDYGRVLVMIGVHSREPIVELLRSRVFFDWFDAVGVDDIPAVFAGEIVERFIVTPASSSRAPGVVVAAFASVDNISTLTAEVRYAMDRFTAAGIRKTWVFQAFDNADEVLILQEFPDEDGARRWIDHPDAAAPWLTGAGVGAYPPVFVGRFLEMMRIEPVE from the coding sequence ATGAGCAACGACATGCACTCGATGGTGATCGCCTCGGACTATCGCGTCGCCGACCCGACCCGAGTGTGGCCACTGCTCGAGCGGAACAAGAAGGCACTGGCCGACATCGGCGCCCACCACGTCCTGGTCTACGGATCAACGCACGACTACGGCCGCGTGCTGGTGATGATCGGTGTGCATAGCCGGGAGCCGATCGTCGAATTGCTTCGCTCGCGGGTCTTCTTCGACTGGTTCGACGCGGTGGGCGTCGACGACATCCCCGCCGTCTTCGCCGGTGAGATCGTCGAGAGGTTCATCGTCACACCGGCTTCCTCTTCCCGGGCCCCCGGCGTCGTCGTGGCCGCGTTCGCCTCGGTCGACAACATCTCCACGCTGACCGCCGAAGTGCGGTATGCGATGGACAGATTCACCGCGGCCGGCATTCGCAAGACGTGGGTGTTCCAGGCTTTCGACAACGCCGACGAAGTTCTGATCTTGCAGGAGTTCCCGGACGAGGACGGTGCCCGGCGATGGATCGACCATCCCGACGCTGCGGCGCCCTGGCTGACCGGAGCAGGTGTGGGCGCTTATCCGCCGGTCTTCGTCGGCCGCTTCCTGGAAATGATGCGGATCGAGCCGGTGGAATAA
- a CDS encoding alpha-keto acid decarboxylase family protein, with protein sequence MIVTDAASALAEPVYTVGDYLLDRLVELGVSEIFGVPGDYNLAFLDHIVAHPHLRWVGSANELNAGYAADGYGRLRGMSAVVTTFGVGELSAANAIAGSYAEHVPVVHIVGGPSKDAQGTRRALHHSLGDGDFEHFFRISREITCAQTNLMPATACREIDRVLSEVREQKRPGYILLSSDVARFPTEPPESPLPRYTGGTSPRALALFTQAATELIGEHQLTVLADLLVHRLHAVKELEALLTADVVPHATLMWGKSLLDESSPNFLGIYAGAASAEHVRAAIEQAAVLVTAGVVFTDMVSGFFSQHIDASRTIDIGQYQSTVGDQVFAPLEMGAALGALATILTRRNVTSPPVTPPPAEPAPPTPARDAQLTQQMLWDRLCAALTPGNIVLADQGTSFYGMADHRLPQGVTFIGQPLWGSIGYTLPAAVGAAVAHPDRRAVLLIGDGAAQLTVQELGIFYRERLSPVIVVVNNDGYTVERAIHGEAAAYNDIVRWRWTDVPAALGVTEHDAFRAHTYGELDDALTAAAQRQDRMVFVEVVLPRLEVPALLGQLVGSLSPPPNSPR encoded by the coding sequence ATGATCGTGACCGATGCTGCGTCTGCGCTGGCCGAACCCGTGTACACCGTCGGCGACTACCTGCTCGACCGCCTCGTGGAACTGGGCGTCTCGGAGATCTTCGGGGTACCCGGGGACTACAACTTGGCCTTCCTCGACCACATCGTCGCCCACCCGCACCTGCGGTGGGTAGGCAGTGCCAACGAGCTCAACGCCGGCTATGCCGCCGACGGCTATGGGCGGCTGCGCGGAATGTCGGCTGTGGTAACAACTTTCGGTGTCGGTGAACTGTCGGCGGCCAATGCCATCGCCGGCAGTTACGCCGAGCATGTGCCGGTGGTGCACATCGTGGGCGGCCCGTCCAAAGACGCTCAAGGCACCCGGCGCGCACTACACCATTCGCTGGGCGATGGAGACTTCGAACACTTCTTCCGCATCAGCCGCGAAATCACCTGCGCGCAAACCAATCTCATGCCCGCGACGGCGTGCAGGGAAATCGACCGGGTGCTCTCGGAGGTCCGAGAGCAAAAGCGGCCCGGCTACATCCTGCTGTCCAGCGACGTAGCGCGCTTCCCCACCGAACCGCCCGAGTCCCCACTGCCGCGCTACACCGGCGGCACCAGCCCGCGCGCGCTGGCGCTGTTCACCCAGGCCGCCACCGAACTCATCGGTGAGCATCAGTTGACGGTGCTCGCCGACTTGTTGGTCCATCGCCTGCACGCCGTCAAGGAGTTGGAGGCGTTGCTGACCGCCGACGTGGTACCGCACGCCACCCTGATGTGGGGTAAGAGCCTGCTCGACGAGAGCTCACCCAACTTTCTGGGCATCTATGCCGGGGCGGCCAGCGCCGAACACGTCCGTGCCGCGATCGAACAGGCGGCCGTACTGGTGACGGCCGGCGTGGTGTTCACCGACATGGTCAGCGGCTTCTTCAGCCAACACATCGACGCCTCCCGCACCATCGACATCGGGCAGTACCAAAGCACCGTGGGCGACCAGGTGTTCGCGCCGCTGGAAATGGGCGCCGCGCTGGGGGCGCTGGCGACCATCCTGACCCGGCGCAACGTCACTTCACCACCCGTGACGCCGCCACCTGCCGAGCCGGCGCCGCCGACGCCGGCGCGTGACGCGCAACTGACCCAGCAGATGTTGTGGGACCGGCTCTGCGCCGCGCTGACGCCCGGCAACATCGTGCTCGCCGATCAGGGCACCTCGTTCTACGGCATGGCCGACCACCGGCTGCCGCAGGGGGTGACGTTCATCGGCCAACCGCTCTGGGGCTCAATCGGTTACACCCTTCCGGCCGCGGTCGGCGCCGCGGTGGCGCACCCGGACCGCCGAGCGGTGTTGCTCATCGGTGACGGCGCCGCGCAACTGACCGTGCAAGAACTCGGCATCTTCTACCGGGAACGGCTGTCCCCGGTGATCGTGGTGGTCAACAACGACGGCTACACGGTGGAACGGGCGATTCACGGAGAAGCCGCTGCCTACAACGACATTGTCCGCTGGAGATGGACCGACGTGCCCGCCGCGCTGGGGGTGACCGAACACGATGCGTTCCGGGCGCACACCTATGGAGAACTCGACGACGCGTTGACCGCCGCCGCGCAACGGCAGGACCGCATGGTGTTCGTCGAAGTCGTGCTGCCTCGTCTGGAAGTCCCGGCACTGCTCGGCCAGCTGGTGGGGTCGTTGTCACCCCCGCCCAACAGCCCGCGTTAG
- a CDS encoding CaiB/BaiF CoA transferase family protein: MPSGGPLTGVKVIELGGIGPGPHAGMMLADLGADVVRVRRPRSAPMPSEDRDLLHRGKRIVDLDVKAQPQALLDLAAKADVLLDCFRPGTCERLGIGPHDCAAVNPRLIFARITGWGQHGPLAATAGHDINYLSQTGALSALGYADRPPLPPLNLVADFGGGSMLVLLGITAALYERERSGKGQVIDAAMVDGVSVLAQMMWTMKSTGALRDRRESFLLDGGAPFYRCYETADGKYLAVGAIEPQFFAALLTGLGLDSEQIPNQLDVASYSRMRDIFTERFASRTRDEWVEVFAGTDACVTPVLTWTEAAADGHLIARSTVITAHGVEQAAPAPRFSRTPSGPVGRPPAATTPLTEVGW, encoded by the coding sequence GTGCCGAGCGGGGGGCCCCTGACCGGGGTGAAGGTCATCGAACTCGGCGGCATCGGGCCCGGCCCACATGCGGGAATGATGCTGGCCGACCTGGGTGCCGACGTGGTGCGGGTGCGCCGCCCCCGATCAGCCCCGATGCCGTCGGAGGATCGCGACTTGCTGCACCGGGGCAAGCGGATCGTCGACTTGGACGTCAAGGCGCAGCCGCAGGCGCTGCTCGATCTCGCGGCCAAGGCCGACGTGCTGCTGGACTGCTTCCGGCCCGGGACGTGCGAGCGATTGGGCATCGGTCCGCACGACTGCGCGGCAGTCAACCCGCGCTTGATCTTCGCCCGCATCACCGGATGGGGACAGCACGGGCCGTTGGCGGCCACCGCGGGCCATGACATCAACTACCTGTCGCAGACCGGTGCGCTGTCCGCGCTCGGTTACGCCGACCGGCCACCGCTGCCGCCGCTGAATCTGGTCGCCGACTTCGGCGGCGGTTCCATGCTGGTGCTGCTGGGCATCACGGCCGCCCTGTACGAGCGAGAGCGCTCGGGCAAGGGCCAGGTCATCGACGCCGCGATGGTGGACGGCGTGAGTGTGCTGGCACAGATGATGTGGACGATGAAGTCCACTGGCGCGCTGCGGGACCGGCGCGAATCCTTCTTGCTCGACGGCGGTGCCCCGTTCTACCGCTGCTATGAAACCGCCGACGGCAAGTACCTGGCGGTCGGCGCCATCGAGCCGCAGTTCTTCGCGGCGTTGCTCACCGGACTGGGGCTGGACTCCGAACAGATACCCAATCAGCTTGACGTGGCGTCGTATTCGCGCATGCGCGACATCTTCACCGAACGGTTCGCCAGCCGGACCAGAGACGAATGGGTCGAGGTCTTCGCCGGCACCGATGCGTGCGTCACGCCGGTACTGACGTGGACCGAAGCCGCCGCGGACGGGCATCTGATCGCGCGATCAACGGTGATCACCGCCCATGGTGTCGAGCAGGCCGCACCCGCACCGCGGTTCTCTCGCACCCCGTCCGGGCCGGTCGGCCGGCCACCGGCTGCCACCACACCGCTTACCGAAGTTGGCTGGTGA
- a CDS encoding cytochrome P450, which produces MTTAYDSIDFFTDPSLVPDPHPYFDYLRSQSPVLRLPHYGVVAVTGYDEATAVYKDTDSFSNCVALGGPFPPLPFQPDGDDINAQIDEHREKFPMYEHMVTMDPPDHSRARSILSRLLTPSRLKQNEEFMWRLADRQLDEFLDNGQCEFISEYAKPFATLVIADLLGVPEADRNDFRVVLGADRPGRVGALDHQSVGVNPLEWLDEKFCAYIEDRRSNPREDVLTSLATAKYPDGSTPEVIEVVRSATFLFAAGQETTAKLLTAAMRVLGDRPDLQQRLRDNRNLIPNFIEESLRMDSPVKSDSRLARKSATLGGVDIPAGTVVMVLPGAANRDPRRFDDPHEFRIDRPNVREHMAFARGVHSCPGGPLARVEGRVSLERILDRMGDITINESKHGPAHDRRYIYEPTYILRGLTELHITFTPQAAP; this is translated from the coding sequence ATGACCACCGCATACGATTCGATCGACTTCTTCACCGATCCGTCTCTGGTGCCGGATCCGCATCCCTACTTCGACTATCTGCGTAGCCAGAGCCCGGTATTGCGGCTGCCGCATTACGGGGTGGTCGCGGTCACCGGTTACGACGAGGCCACCGCCGTCTACAAAGACACCGACTCCTTCTCGAACTGCGTCGCGCTGGGTGGCCCCTTCCCCCCGTTGCCGTTTCAGCCCGACGGCGACGACATCAACGCTCAAATCGACGAGCATCGCGAGAAGTTCCCGATGTACGAGCACATGGTCACCATGGACCCGCCGGACCACAGCCGTGCCCGCTCGATACTGAGCCGGCTGCTGACACCGAGTCGCCTCAAGCAGAACGAGGAGTTCATGTGGCGCCTCGCTGATCGCCAACTCGACGAGTTCCTCGACAACGGGCAGTGCGAGTTCATCAGTGAATACGCCAAACCCTTTGCCACGCTGGTGATCGCCGACCTGCTCGGCGTCCCGGAAGCCGACCGCAATGACTTCCGCGTCGTCCTGGGTGCCGATCGCCCGGGCCGCGTCGGAGCGCTCGATCATCAGTCGGTGGGGGTCAATCCGCTGGAGTGGCTGGACGAAAAGTTCTGCGCCTACATCGAGGACCGGCGCAGCAACCCGCGCGAGGACGTCCTGACTTCGCTGGCGACGGCCAAGTACCCGGACGGCTCCACACCAGAGGTCATCGAGGTCGTCCGGTCGGCCACCTTCTTGTTCGCCGCCGGGCAGGAAACCACCGCCAAGCTCCTCACCGCCGCGATGCGAGTGCTGGGTGACCGACCGGATCTGCAGCAACGGTTGCGGGACAACCGCAACCTCATCCCCAACTTCATCGAGGAGTCACTGCGGATGGACAGCCCGGTCAAGAGCGACTCCCGCCTGGCCCGCAAGTCGGCCACGCTCGGTGGTGTCGACATCCCCGCCGGCACCGTGGTGATGGTGCTGCCCGGTGCGGCCAACCGCGATCCACGCCGGTTCGACGATCCGCACGAATTTCGTATCGATCGGCCGAATGTGCGTGAGCACATGGCTTTTGCCCGCGGTGTGCATTCCTGTCCGGGGGGACCGCTGGCGCGGGTGGAGGGGCGGGTCTCCTTGGAACGCATCCTGGATCGGATGGGCGACATCACCATCAACGAAAGCAAACACGGACCGGCGCACGACCGCCGGTACATCTACGAGCCGACGTATATCCTGCGCGGTCTCACCGAATTGCACATCACCTTCACGCCGCAAGCAGCGCCCTAG
- a CDS encoding lipoprotein LpqH produces MRDRGMAATAAVLTLILAACGGGAPSQAQIASTASVIVNQAESRTSQVKCSQLEWVRTIDIGTKFAGATVIVDQQAQAPNTRSVRIRNVGGFTGMFSQGDGTDAKTQFSNDTFTITGTAHGSNSEKPNEPMTATFKINVKC; encoded by the coding sequence GTGCGGGACCGAGGTATGGCCGCGACCGCCGCGGTGCTGACGTTGATCCTCGCCGCGTGCGGCGGTGGCGCGCCGTCGCAAGCGCAGATCGCCAGCACGGCGTCGGTGATCGTCAACCAGGCCGAGTCGAGGACGTCGCAGGTCAAGTGCTCTCAACTGGAGTGGGTCCGAACTATCGACATCGGCACCAAGTTCGCCGGAGCCACCGTCATCGTCGACCAACAGGCGCAGGCGCCCAACACGAGATCAGTGCGCATCCGCAATGTGGGCGGCTTCACCGGCATGTTCTCCCAAGGCGACGGAACCGATGCCAAGACTCAGTTCAGCAATGACACGTTCACCATCACCGGCACTGCCCACGGCTCCAACTCGGAGAAACCGAACGAGCCGATGACCGCGACTTTCAAAATCAACGTCAAGTGCTGA
- a CDS encoding amidohydrolase family protein, whose product MGQLSHREDVPFPLFDADNHLYEPPEALTKFLPKEYKDFVQYVQINGRTKIALRGVISNYIPNPTFEVVARPGAWEEYFKYGNPDGKSKRELFGEPMRAIPAFFEPGPRLEKMNELGLDRTLMFPTLASLIEERLRDDPVAIHVLIHALNQWLDEVWGFNYQNRIFTTPVITLPIVEKAIEELEWVVKRGARAILIRPAPVPGFRGPRSFALPEFDPFWERVVEHDLLVGMHSSDSGYSRYTSEWDGADQEMLPFQTNAMNILNEWRPIQDAVGSWVIHGALYRHPKLKVAIVEAGSKWMTPLLDGLAEVFRKAPEAFPSDPVEMVKNRIYVSPFFEEGIDDLINLVGVDQVLYGSDWPHPEGLAEPTYYINALSHLPLDDQAKIMGGNLGRLVTV is encoded by the coding sequence ATGGGGCAGCTGTCGCATCGGGAGGACGTCCCGTTTCCGCTCTTTGACGCGGACAACCATCTCTACGAGCCGCCGGAGGCGCTCACCAAGTTCTTGCCCAAGGAGTACAAGGACTTCGTCCAGTACGTACAGATCAACGGGCGCACCAAGATCGCGCTGCGCGGCGTGATCAGCAACTACATCCCCAACCCCACGTTCGAGGTGGTCGCCCGGCCGGGGGCCTGGGAGGAGTACTTCAAATACGGCAACCCGGACGGCAAGAGCAAACGCGAACTGTTCGGCGAGCCGATGCGCGCGATCCCGGCGTTCTTCGAGCCCGGCCCGCGCCTGGAGAAGATGAACGAGCTGGGCCTGGACCGCACTCTGATGTTCCCGACGTTGGCCAGCTTGATCGAGGAGCGGCTGCGCGACGACCCGGTCGCCATCCACGTCCTGATCCATGCGCTGAACCAGTGGCTCGACGAGGTCTGGGGCTTCAATTACCAGAACCGCATCTTCACCACCCCGGTCATCACCTTGCCGATCGTGGAGAAGGCGATCGAGGAGCTGGAATGGGTGGTCAAGCGTGGCGCCCGCGCCATCCTGATCCGCCCGGCGCCGGTCCCCGGATTCCGCGGCCCGCGGTCGTTCGCGCTGCCCGAGTTCGACCCGTTCTGGGAGCGAGTCGTCGAGCACGACCTGCTGGTCGGCATGCACTCCAGCGACAGCGGCTACTCCCGGTACACCTCCGAGTGGGACGGTGCCGACCAGGAGATGCTGCCGTTCCAGACCAACGCGATGAACATCCTCAACGAGTGGCGACCGATCCAGGACGCGGTCGGCTCGTGGGTGATCCACGGCGCCCTCTACCGCCACCCCAAGCTGAAAGTCGCCATCGTCGAGGCCGGATCCAAGTGGATGACCCCGCTGCTGGACGGCCTGGCCGAGGTGTTCCGCAAGGCACCGGAAGCCTTCCCGAGCGACCCCGTCGAGATGGTGAAGAACCGGATCTACGTCAGCCCGTTCTTCGAGGAGGGCATCGACGATCTGATCAACCTCGTCGGGGTCGACCAGGTGCTGTACGGCTCGGACTGGCCGCACCCGGAGGGGCTCGCGGAACCGACCTACTACATCAACGCACTGTCGCACCTGCCCCTCGACGACCAGGCGAAGATCATGGGCGGCAACCTCGGTCGGCTCGTCACGGTGTGA
- a CDS encoding enoyl-CoA hydratase/isomerase family protein, with the protein MVDLEFDDGLAVLTIDRPQARNAIALDTMAQLEQALDAAAGARALVVTGAGERAFVSGGDLKELSALRTEHQAAAMAQRMRAICDRLASFPAPVVAALNGHAFGGGAEVAVAADIRIAADDIKIAFNQVQLEIMPAWGGAERLAALVGKGRALLLAGTGTALDAAEAQRMGLVDLVLPRSVFGSAELGWRSVARSLARRPATELKRVISGVSAEEAIASFARLWVADAHWEAAERVMNRTASARPATGGAP; encoded by the coding sequence ATGGTCGACTTGGAATTCGATGACGGGCTGGCAGTGCTCACCATCGACCGCCCCCAGGCGCGCAACGCGATCGCCCTGGACACGATGGCGCAGCTGGAGCAGGCACTCGACGCGGCAGCCGGCGCAAGAGCACTCGTCGTCACGGGCGCGGGAGAGCGTGCGTTCGTCTCGGGGGGCGATCTCAAGGAGCTCAGCGCGCTGCGCACCGAACACCAAGCCGCGGCGATGGCCCAGCGAATGCGCGCCATCTGTGATCGGCTGGCGAGCTTCCCCGCTCCGGTGGTCGCCGCACTCAACGGGCACGCTTTCGGCGGCGGAGCCGAGGTCGCCGTCGCTGCTGACATCAGGATCGCCGCCGACGACATCAAGATCGCGTTCAATCAGGTGCAGCTCGAGATCATGCCGGCCTGGGGTGGCGCCGAGCGACTGGCCGCGCTGGTCGGGAAGGGCCGGGCGCTGTTGTTGGCCGGCACGGGCACCGCGCTCGACGCCGCCGAGGCCCAGCGGATGGGCCTGGTCGACCTGGTCTTGCCCCGCTCCGTCTTCGGCTCAGCCGAGCTGGGCTGGCGATCGGTGGCCCGCTCGCTGGCCCGGCGCCCGGCAACCGAATTAAAGCGCGTGATCAGCGGAGTTTCCGCTGAGGAAGCGATAGCATCCTTTGCACGGCTGTGGGTTGCCGACGCCCACTGGGAGGCCGCAGAGCGGGTGATGAACCGCACTGCCAGTGCGCGCCCGGCAACGGGAGGAGCGCCATGA
- a CDS encoding FadD3 family acyl-CoA ligase, translating into MQSAKRDEEEPASLIWQTIPEMVSSAADRFGDAEAMVDGSLRLSFTELVHRIRCAAGAFAQLGIGVGDRVAIWGPNCAEWVIAAFGLLTAGGVLVPVNTRFKTEEAGDIIGRSNAKAVLVQQGFLGQDYTAPAGIPVIDLKSDFLSSGSPFERAVSGTDTSDIIFTSGTTGRPKGAMMNHRQTLRMYEEWATLADLREGDRYLMINPYFHTFGLKAGLVASFLRGATMVPVGVFDVDTVVDLIARERITMLPGPPTLYHSLLTVCDKSKLSTLRAGVTGAADIPVELVRRIHSELPFRTLMTGYGLTEAGNVTLSRPGDSFEDVATTAGLPCEGVEVAIADDGEVLVRGYNVMKGYLDDPVATAEAIDADGWLHTGDLGNLDTAGRLRVVGRKKDMFIVGGFNAYPAEIEGFLLSHPAVAQAAVIGVPDERLGQVAKAFVVRNGAVEAQELIHWCRDRMANFKVPRSVQFLDALPLNATGKVVKDRLR; encoded by the coding sequence ATGCAGAGCGCGAAGCGCGATGAGGAGGAACCGGCCAGTTTGATTTGGCAGACCATCCCCGAGATGGTCTCGAGCGCAGCGGACCGTTTCGGCGACGCGGAAGCGATGGTCGACGGCTCGCTGCGCTTGAGCTTCACTGAGCTGGTTCACCGGATACGCTGTGCGGCAGGGGCATTCGCCCAGCTCGGTATCGGTGTGGGTGACCGGGTGGCGATTTGGGGACCCAACTGCGCGGAGTGGGTCATCGCGGCGTTCGGGCTGCTCACCGCCGGTGGCGTGTTGGTGCCGGTCAATACCCGGTTCAAGACCGAAGAAGCCGGCGACATCATCGGTCGCAGTAACGCGAAGGCGGTGTTGGTCCAGCAAGGGTTTCTGGGCCAGGATTACACCGCACCCGCGGGCATACCCGTCATCGACCTGAAATCGGACTTTCTTTCCAGCGGTTCGCCTTTCGAGCGGGCGGTGAGCGGCACGGACACGTCGGACATCATCTTCACCTCCGGCACCACCGGCCGTCCCAAGGGCGCGATGATGAACCATCGCCAGACGCTGCGGATGTACGAAGAGTGGGCGACGCTGGCGGATCTGCGCGAGGGTGACCGCTACTTGATGATCAACCCTTACTTCCACACCTTCGGGCTCAAAGCGGGACTGGTCGCGTCCTTCCTGCGCGGCGCGACGATGGTGCCCGTCGGAGTCTTCGATGTCGACACGGTGGTGGACCTGATTGCGCGCGAACGCATCACGATGCTGCCCGGGCCGCCGACGCTGTACCACTCGTTACTGACGGTTTGCGACAAGTCGAAATTGTCGACGTTGCGGGCCGGCGTGACGGGGGCCGCGGACATTCCCGTCGAATTGGTGCGGCGCATCCATAGCGAACTGCCGTTCCGAACACTGATGACCGGTTACGGGCTCACCGAGGCCGGCAACGTCACCCTGTCTCGCCCCGGTGACTCCTTCGAGGATGTGGCCACCACCGCGGGGTTGCCGTGCGAGGGGGTCGAGGTAGCGATCGCCGACGACGGTGAAGTTTTGGTTCGCGGATACAACGTCATGAAGGGGTACCTCGACGACCCGGTCGCGACCGCTGAGGCGATAGATGCCGATGGCTGGCTGCATACCGGAGACCTGGGCAACCTCGACACCGCCGGACGGTTGCGTGTGGTCGGCCGCAAGAAGGACATGTTCATCGTCGGGGGCTTCAACGCCTACCCGGCCGAGATCGAGGGTTTCCTGCTGAGCCACCCAGCCGTGGCGCAAGCGGCGGTGATCGGTGTCCCCGACGAGCGGTTGGGCCAAGTGGCTAAGGCGTTCGTCGTCCGCAACGGCGCCGTGGAGGCACAAGAACTCATCCACTGGTGCCGCGATCGGATGGCGAATTTCAAGGTGCCGCGCTCGGTGCAGTTCCTCGACGCCCTGCCGCTCAATGCCACCGGCAAGGTGGTCAAGGACCGGTTGCGGTAA